Proteins encoded in a region of the Elaeis guineensis isolate ETL-2024a chromosome 7, EG11, whole genome shotgun sequence genome:
- the LOC105048550 gene encoding bidirectional sugar transporter SWEET2a isoform X2: MIPPVSVSPFYTICSEAAGVADFFCMFCRPTFQRIVRNRSTEQFSGLPYIYSLLNCLICFWYGLPCVAHGVILVATVNSIGAIFQSVYVTLFIVYAEKPMKLRMSGLLIAVFCVFALIICVSLELLDGRTRQMFVGYLSVASLISMFASPLCIMNLVIRTRSVEFMPFYLSLSTFLMSISFFAYGMLKHDYFVYVPNGIGTILGVIQLFLYAYYRRKSRQDSRLPLLVSHG, translated from the exons ATGATTCCTCCGGTCTCCGTATCCCCTTTCTATACCATCTGCAGCGAGGCTGCTGGAGTTGCCG ATTTTTTCTGTATGTTTTGCAG ACCAACGTTCCAAAGAATCGTCAGGAATCGATCTACCGAGCAGTTCTCTGGGCTGCCGTATATATATTCCCTCCTGAATTGCTTGATCTGCTTCTGGTATGGACTACCCTGCGTCGCCCACGGCGTCATCTTGGTCGCCACCGTCAACTCGATTGGGGCCATTTTCCAGTCGGTGTATGTCACTCTCTTCATCGTGTACGCTGAGAAACCGATGAAG CTGAGGATGTCGGGACTTCTGATCGCGGTCTTCTGTGTGTTTGCTCTTATCATATGTGTTAGTCTCGAGCTGCTCGACGGCCGGACACGGCAGATGTTTGTCGGATATCTGAGCGTCGCCTCTCTCATTTCAATGTTTGCATCTCCGTTATGCATCATG AATTTGGTGATCAGGACGAGGAGTGTTGAGTTCATGcctttctatctctctctctcaaccTTCCTGATGAGCATCTCATTCTTTGCATATGGAATGTTGAAGCATGACTATTTCGTATAT GTACCAAATGGGATCGGAACGATCCTTGGGGTCATACAATTGTTCCTCTACGCTTACTACCGCAGGAAGTCGAGACAAGATTCTAGATTACCACTGCTAGTCTCACATGGATGA
- the LOC105048550 gene encoding bidirectional sugar transporter SWEET2a isoform X1, which yields MIPPVSVSPFYTICSEAAGVAGNLFAFVLFVSPIPTFQRIVRNRSTEQFSGLPYIYSLLNCLICFWYGLPCVAHGVILVATVNSIGAIFQSVYVTLFIVYAEKPMKLRMSGLLIAVFCVFALIICVSLELLDGRTRQMFVGYLSVASLISMFASPLCIMNLVIRTRSVEFMPFYLSLSTFLMSISFFAYGMLKHDYFVYVPNGIGTILGVIQLFLYAYYRRKSRQDSRLPLLVSHG from the exons ATGATTCCTCCGGTCTCCGTATCCCCTTTCTATACCATCTGCAGCGAGGCTGCTGGAGTTGCCG GTAATCTGTTTGCCTTCGTGTTGTTCGTCTCACCGAT ACCAACGTTCCAAAGAATCGTCAGGAATCGATCTACCGAGCAGTTCTCTGGGCTGCCGTATATATATTCCCTCCTGAATTGCTTGATCTGCTTCTGGTATGGACTACCCTGCGTCGCCCACGGCGTCATCTTGGTCGCCACCGTCAACTCGATTGGGGCCATTTTCCAGTCGGTGTATGTCACTCTCTTCATCGTGTACGCTGAGAAACCGATGAAG CTGAGGATGTCGGGACTTCTGATCGCGGTCTTCTGTGTGTTTGCTCTTATCATATGTGTTAGTCTCGAGCTGCTCGACGGCCGGACACGGCAGATGTTTGTCGGATATCTGAGCGTCGCCTCTCTCATTTCAATGTTTGCATCTCCGTTATGCATCATG AATTTGGTGATCAGGACGAGGAGTGTTGAGTTCATGcctttctatctctctctctcaaccTTCCTGATGAGCATCTCATTCTTTGCATATGGAATGTTGAAGCATGACTATTTCGTATAT GTACCAAATGGGATCGGAACGATCCTTGGGGTCATACAATTGTTCCTCTACGCTTACTACCGCAGGAAGTCGAGACAAGATTCTAGATTACCACTGCTAGTCTCACATGGATGA